Proteins from a single region of Drosophila biarmipes strain raj3 chromosome 3R, RU_DBia_V1.1, whole genome shotgun sequence:
- the LOC108025473 gene encoding WD repeat-containing protein 55 homolog — MHTHNNFKTPSDEDELDDLDEDMVVGVIAEIEQEVLNESDSDNDEYDLVDMGAPVPPNDGDSSYDGNESISSDDSFDPNAADSDSDDSMPEDAAAGSAGEATSAKRRKDDDGPSGSTRESEATFDLDEEDETDETVRAIIAAIKKPRSAPPEIKLEDFITDICFHPDRDIIALATIIGDVHLYEYANEENKLLRTIEIHSKACRDVEFTEDGRFLLTCSKDKCVMVTDMETEKLKKLYETAHDDAINTLHVVNENLFATGDDAGTVKLWDLRTKNAIFELKELDDQITQLTTNDQSKLLLATSADGYLTTFNIAARKMYVQSEPYEEELSCMGIYRGDSKLVVGTSKGRLYTYNWGQFGYHCDMYPGIKSPISLMIPITDRIACVAGEDGNIRACHIAPYRNLGVVGQHNMPIESLDVNTNGELLASSSHNNDVRFWNVKYFEDFGDIKYNDKHNAYKEKRHNLPSSKVTNASDFFADLTKEDADDDDDAAAGTSNTA; from the exons ATGCATAC GCATAACAACTTTAAGACCCCCTCCGACGAAGACGAGCTGGACGATCTGGACGAGGACATGGTGGTGGGCGTCATCGCGGAGATCGAGCAGGAGGTGCTGAACGAGTCGGACAGCGACAACGACGAGTACGACCTGGTGGACATGGGTGCCCCGGTGCCGCCGAACGATGGCGACAGCAGCTACGATGGCAACGAGAGCATCAGCAGCGACGACAGCTTCGATCCCAATGCAGCAGACTCCGATTCTGATGATTCAATGCCAGAGGATGCGGCCGCTGGCTCCGCTGGGGAAGCAACAAGTGCGAAGCGGCGAAAGGATGACGACGGCCCCTCGGGCAGCACCCGGGAATCGGAGGCCACCTTCGACCTGGACGAGGAGGACGAAACGGACGAGACTGTACGCGCAATAATAGCCGCCATAAAGAAGCCACGCAGTGCGCCGCCAGAAATCAAGCTGGAGGACTTCATCACGGACATTTGCTTCCATCCGGATCGCGACATCATTGCCCTGGCCACCATCATCGGGGATGTACACCTATACGAGTACGCCAACGAGGAGAACAAACTGCTGCGCACCATCGAGATTCATTCCAAGGCCTGCCGCGACGTAGAGTTCACCGAAGATGGGCGCTTCCTTCTCACCTGCTCCAAGGACAAGTGTGTTATGGTCACCGACATGGAGACGgagaagctgaagaagctCTACGAGACGGCGCACGATGATGCCATTAACACGCTGCACGTGGTCAACGAAAATCTCTTTGCAACTGGCGACGATGCAGGCACAGTAAAGCTGTGGGATCTGCGCACTAAGAACGCCATCTTCGAGCTCAAGGAGCTGGATGATCAGATCACCCAGCTGACAACGAATGACCAGAGCAAGCTCCTGCTGGCGACCAGCGCCGATGGCTACCTGACCACGTTTAACATCGCCGCACGAAAGATGTATGTGCAATCAGAGCCGTATGAGGAGGAGCTGAGCTGCATGGGCATCTATCGCGGCGACTCCAAGCTGGTGGTGGGCACCTCCAAGGGACGCCTGTATACCTACAACTGGGGCCAGTTTGGCTACCACTGCGACATGTATCCGGGCATCAAGAGTCCCATTAGCCTGATGATTCCCATCACGGACAGGATAGCCTGTGTGGCCGGCGAGGATGGCAACATTCGGGCCTGTCACATCGCACCGTACCGCAATCTCGGCGTGGTCGGGCAGCACAACATGCCCATCGAGTCGCTGGACGTGAACACCAATGGCGAGCTGCTCGCCTCCTCCTCGCACAACAACGACGTGCGGTTCTGGAACGTAAAGTATTTCGAGGACTTTGGGGACATCAAGTACAACGACAAGCACAACGCCTACAAGGAGAAGCGGCACAATCTGCCCTCCTCCAAGGTGACCAACGCATCGGACTTCTTCGCCGACCTGACCAAAGAGGATGcggatgacgatgatgatgcgGCCGCAGGAACCAGTAACACAGCCTAG
- the LOC108025264 gene encoding uncharacterized protein LOC108025264: MVSVTPLCRIAFEHSIRSLSFHSNMVLNPRCWPIKDKTFVVFCRGKHERKPKAAKKPTSQLYYHNQDKDHKYSFFHVENDTRAFFISIGKSRLHHKDWFLVGERGQFLQNGTSIYDYYTRFDCVYKRIRFLDKLLKDCLDKENRTQDNFTSPELMALHFPETKAPTYTVSIGENTLYFNWVVCFLGLLLLLCCLK, encoded by the coding sequence ATGGTTTCTGTGACTCCCCTGTGTAGAATTGCTTTCGAACATAGCATCCGTTCACTTTCTTTTCACTCAAACATGGTGCTAAATCCCCGTTGCTGGCCCATCAAGGACAAGACATTCGTCGTCTTCTGCCGGGGAAAGCACGAGAGAAAGCCCAAGGCAGCTAAGAAGCCAACCTCACAGCTGTATTACCACAACCAGGACAAGGATCACAAGTACTCCTTTTTCCACGTGGAGAATGACACTCGAGCCTTCTTCATCTCCATAGGGAAGAGCCGGCTGCACCACAAAGATTGGTTTCTAGTGGGCGAGAGGGGACAGTTCCTCCAGAATGGAACCTCCATCTACGACTACTACACAAGATTCGACTGTGTGTACAAAAGGATTCGTTTTCTGGACAAACTGCTCAAAGATTGCTTGGATAAGGAAAATCGCACCCAAGACAACTTTACGAGCCCCGAGTTGATGGCTCTACATTTTCCCGAAACCAAAGCTCCCACCTATACTGTGTCCATAGGCGAGAATACCCTGTATTTTAACTGGGTAGTATGCTTTCTGGGTCTGCTTCTTCTGCTTTGCTGCCTGAAATAA
- the LOC108025265 gene encoding probable serine/threonine-protein kinase MARK-C encodes MVEQEEPKSGTAAPGASAALQRSHAASTASNNNNPRGSGDSGIRSGSGISCSNTDNSCSQSQSDGQNELTRYSSEDVSGNESSEAPNMTEMERQAELNRHKEEMQKKRRKKRISSSLHSSTFQELYKLTGEILGEGAYASVQTCVNIYTDLEYAVKVIDKIPGHARARVFREVETFHHCQGHLGILQLIEFFEDDEKFYLVFEKINGGPLLTRIQEHICFSEHEASQIIKEIASGLDFLHKKGIAHRDLKPENILCVKTDSLCPIKICDFDLGSGIKFTTDISSPAATPQLLTPVGSAEFMAPEVVDLFVGEAHYYDKRCDLWSLGVIAYILLCGYPPFSGNCGEDCGWNRGENCRTCQELLFESIQEGHFSFPEAEWQHVSDEAKDLISNLLVKQASDRLSAEAVLNHPWIRMCEHEPPASKQSGRHKALQTPSNIRRNHQSAREISQFAESAMAVKRVVLQHFSMRYDYMKERPNIYQPSQAYMDAYSDENYNPKPPAHYTRNRSQRNPATSLCSYGGRMSSMHGQRASSRQSSRNASRNASAIYPNSGGFKTLNVHEEDDDDEALEAFGRIDDDDDEWARSTRQYQQQRELQQQQEALGEGGHYRRQSGSEGDDMEEEEDGESEDYQHYKHYWRELDEDEGDDYLYEQQQQRVDDIAEEEEDEEEVEKLLEEEQKKEDENQQADNLKLSKAYLEQVGETNVEKSKPQHDNGLYEKDELIMDNKHMEKTTQQSEFAKLTTMRKDAQEEENKEEIMQQEEKDKETKEEKQQDDVDGAKRQGPSSDISATTITDNNKQQTPVMTTTQITNWQTWDANEDDDVKLLDSISDLNEKLPEIYETANIVVNSAAVPAASTPAAAAPKAAPPATCPPTDKPEETKDSNEIKPTTTAAEGTTMRTTFGKAVEEQEREQKQKPPTQSQTTTGHNSKAGRNVYFAVDAYQNDEDADIDEDDDYDDEEEEGDLREQRKQPLPSIANAYTRKQRQQHQRYIVPRYQTADPVPLKQQAENWRYRTHHSQEQQPAAGYRKYRPPFSTGGGGGHHGNQQRNYLGSFSHSGGAAGYKIAPMMQPPMQPPQQPPPRHNSAGSSGSGSGSGGSPPSDEQSTIRNWRQDCVYARSYGMQQPSEQQQQRYNRSTAQRAQQQPRIGSGRFAHLQASQLMEELPDMRIGLSPPSESVLLQRRLRQQQRANDLSEYCEPATASG; translated from the exons ATggtggagcaggaggagcccAAGTCCGGGACAGCTGCCCCCGGGGCGAGTGCAGCGCTGCAGCGTAGCCACGCCGCCAGCACcgcgagcaacaacaacaaccccCGAGGATCCGGGGACAGCGGCATCCGGAGCGGCAGTGGCATTTCCTGCAGCAACACGGACAACAGCTGCAGCCAGAGTCAGTCAG ACGGGCAGAATGAGCTGACGCGCTACAGCAGCGAGGATGTGTCGGGCAATGAGTCGAGTGAGGCGCCCAACATGACCGAGATGGAGCGGCAGGCGGAGCTGAACAGGCACAAGGAGGAGATGCAGAAGAAGCGACGCAAGAAACGCATCAGTTCCTCCCTCCATTCCTCAACGTTCCAAG AGCTGTACAAGCTGACTGGCGAGATTCTGGGCGAGGGCGCCTACGCATCGGTGCAAACTTGCGTCAACATCTACACCGATCTGGAGTACGCCGTGAAGGTGATCGATAAGATACCGGGGCATGCGCGTGCGCGTGTCTTTCGCGAAGTGGAGACATTCCATCACTGCCAGGGCCATCTGGGCATCTTGCAACTGATCGAGTTCTTCGAGGATGACGAGAAGTTCTACCTGGTGTTCGAGAAGATCAACGGGGGTCCGCTGTTGACGCGCATCCAGGAGCACATTTGCTTCTCCGAGCACGAGGCATCGCAGATAATCAAGGAGATCGCCTCCGGACTGGATTTTCTGCACAAGAAGGGCATTGCCCATCGTGATCTCAAGCCGGAGAATATCCTGTGCGTCAAGACGGACTCGCTGTGCCCGATCAAGATTTGCGACTTTGATCTGGGCTCGGGGATTAAGTTCACCACGGACATCTCGTCGCCAGCAGCCACTCCCCAGCTATTGACACCA GTTGGCAGTGCCGAGTTCATGGCTCCGGAAGTGGTCGACTTGTTTGTGGGTGAGGCTCACTACTACGACAAGAGGTGCGATCTGTGGTCCCTGGGGGTCATAGCTTACATCCTGCTCTGCGGCTACCCGCCGTTTTCGGGCAACTGCGGCGAGGATTGCGGCTGGAATCGCGGTGAAAACTGTCGCACGTGCCAGGAGCTGCTTTTCGAGTCCATTCAAGAAG GACACTTTTCCTTTCCGGAGGCCGAGTGGCAGCATGTAAGCGATGAGGCCAAGGACCTGATTTCCAACCTGCTCGTCAAGCAGGCTTCGGATCGACTCAGTGCCGAGGCAGTATTGAATCACCCCTGGATTCGTATGTGCGAGCACGAGCCGCCGGCCAGCAAGCAATCAGGCCGCCACAAGGCTCTGCAGACGCCCAGCAACATTCGACG CAATCACCAGTCGGCTAGGGAGATCTCGCAGTTTGCCGAATCGGCCATGGCCGTCAAGCGCGTGGTCCTGCAGCATTTCTCGATGCGCTACGACTACATGAAGGAGCGCCCGAACATCTACCAGCCGTCGCAGGCCTACATGGATGCCTACAGTGATGAGAACTACAATCCCAAGCCGCCGGCTCATTACACTCGCAATCGCTCGCAGCGCAACCCGGCCACGTCCCTGTGCAGCTACGGAGGACGCATGTCCTCGATGCATGGCCAGCGGGCCAGCAGCCGTCAGTCCTCGCGGAATGCCTCTCGCAATGCTTCGGCAATTTACCCCAACAGCGGAGGCTTTAAAACACTCAATGTGCACGAGGAAGATGACGACGATGAGGCTCTGGAGGCCTTTGGCCGCATcgacgacgatgacgatgagTGGGCCAGGTCAACAAGGCAATACCAGCAGCAGCgcgagctgcagcagcagcaggaagcGCTGGGCGAAGGTGGTCACTACAGGCGACAGAGTGGAAGCGAGGGCGACGAcatggaggaggaggaggatggaGAGAGCGAGGACTATCAGCACTATAAGCATTATTGGCGCGAGTtggacgaggacgagggcgATGACTATCTGTatgagcaacagcagcaacgcGTCGACGATATAGCCGAGGaagaggaggacgaggaggaggtggagaagctcctcgaggaggagcagaagAAGGAGGATGAAAATCAACAAGCTGACAATCTGAAGCTATCGAAAGCTTACCTAGAGCAAGTTGGCGAGACCAATGTGGAGAAATCGAAGCCACAGCATGATAATGGTTTGTATGAAAAGGATGAACTTATTATGGATAATAAGCATATGGAGAAAACAACCCAGCAAAGCGAATTTGCTAAGCTCACCACAATGCGCAAAGATGCGCAGGAGGAGGAGAATAAGGAGGAGATTATGCAGCAGGAGGAGAAGGACAAGGAGACAAAGGAGGAGAAACAGCAGGATGATGTTGATGGGGCTAAGAGGCAAGGACCATCAAGTGATATTAGTGCTACTACCATCACCGATAATAACAAGCAGCAAACACCAGTTATGACTACAACACAGATTACCAACTGGCAAACTTGGGATGCAAATGAAGATGATGATGTTAAACTATTGGATAGTATTAgtgatttaaatgaaaagcTACCTGAAATTTATGAGACTGCAAATATTGTTGTCAACTCAGCGGCAGTGCCAGCAGCatcaacaccagcagcagcagcaccaaaagcagcaccaccagcaacaTGCCCACCAACCGATAAACCAGAGGAAACCAAGGATTCGAACGAGATCAAACCGACGACAACTGCTGCTGAGGGGACAACAATGCGAACGACTTTTGGCAAGGCGGTGGAGGAGCAAGAGCGagagcagaagcagaagcctCCGACCCAATCCCAGACCACCACGGGACACAACAGCAAGGCCGGCCGCAATGTATACTTTGCTGTCGATGCATATCAGAACGACGAGGATGCCGATATCGACGAGGATGATGACTACGATGATGAGGAAGAGGAGGGGGATCTGCGTGAGCAACGCAAGCAACCGCTGCCCTCCATTGCCAATGCCTACACCAGGAAGCAGCGACAGCAGCACCAGCGCTACATTGTGCCGCGCTACCAGACTGCAGATCCAGTTCCTCTGAAGCAGCAGGCCGAGAACTGGCGCTACCGCACTCATCACtcgcaggagcagcagccggCAGCGGGCTATCGCAAGTACCGTCCGCCCTTCAGCACCGGAGGCGGCGGTGGCCACCACGGCAACCAGCAGCGCAATTACCTGGGCAGCTTCTCGCACAGCGGCGGTGCCGCTGGCTACAAGATTGCACCGATGATGCAGCCACCGATGCAGCCGCCACAGCAGCCGCCTCCGCGGCACAATAGCGCCGGAAgcagcggcagtggcagcggcagcggtgGATCCCCGCCATCCGATGAGCAGTCGACGATCCGCAACTGGCGCCAGGATTGCGTCTACGCCCGCAGCTACGGCATGCAGCAACCgtcggagcagcagcagcagcgataCAACCGCTCGACGGCCCAGCGGGCCCAGCAGCAGCCTCGCATCGGCAGCGGTCGCTTTGCCCACCTGCAGGCGTCCCAGTTGATGGAGGAGCTGCCGGACATGCGAATCGGCCTGTCGCCGCCCAGCGAGAGTGTCCTGCTCCAGCGGCGCctgcgccagcagcagcgggcCAACGATCTGTCCGAGTACTGCGAGCCGGCCACCGCCAGTGGATAG
- the LOC108025341 gene encoding uncharacterized protein LOC108025341, which yields MDSLENEQEEVRHQPRVSMAYGSVATSPASQENHSQYAMYYNQQRDSALSDSYMLMTPFLSSPQDHAHTHSPPTYTALVAPRRESNAGLEAMAGRCDKCSSLAGLCRCESSVVASTSSRYADSTQDPAQFLEQPSSSTAAAAAANPPADHAIPRPKRKKTEPLNIEQDGDNAGDAVVASISGTWPAGAMEEHAMDATAVVYEMPSSSLQLSNSSFDTSASAVNAYDDVTSSASDTEHGQFANTRTTNTTTTTSALQAHKKKASRSSEASNSSTSAAVDSDATPSTSAQSRRRQVNHFSYRCSRALEPENESSDDGWDLRVHNPAPPIEPTVTIIRGGRRSIEAESGHTDHNYYNSRRPVAGAPPDSTYMRAAYCSTATHTTRSVDYGSHMGQRPPAAGSPSTTSELGQGDGQEQQLQLHPEEEIRQEQRPGEPPGQDMRSMYGAHGDSGMTWSRARLADDAVPPRKQPRLELSGRTRSKLSSTNYNSFHPGRSRHRTFAEHQGSSSGQQHNAISFPQTSTPNANGPCVITYVGRPRERQPSVDLSNLPSTSTGRRGSHENRGDAVVLTAPDLQLDDWSSDDDDDDVVFVHSTREPILSIDLTSDDDGLANDTQLQRDRERGRDRERERDRDRERFRNGTQHNPEEAGDERRPVFNYAYALPYARRSERRADANQDGTSAFSFYSGALADRAAISDHNYSYELDQLMDPNASHFYPPRCSSMDPQRYFLPINESSMWMQGHPQAPPPPPQMPPILLPDNSSADAFIRHQQRTLTSTPSSSASGQTSSQEARRRRSSPANVYHRYHPYYLPHYAITTLPTVMEADYSPSLQPHPHFQGGQGGSSRSSLSGALNAAAVAATAAAAQAQTFSDLLSQAHNEGRAAALEASMEGNRTPPHVMVHPQQHQHQRQTINPPAPGAASNGNLGTPVSPPPPLEMYSGRSTIPHCGSPPFSVRRSEAAYSNRQHYQPQPHQGHQAPQNQMHAHIHPPHRASAIVATSLTPAPPYPVHQNLWYRQQSMQEMHRRHMTPTPIDLSSNAPLLTSTLRNGYLHSICSCVHARNGPVSSLDPAYYPPYEAATSAAAPPPPQQQAPATSGAAGGSGAPQPSMRHMQLQPQQQPQGQQSPPVTQYMQRQRAIHHHMFHHHYSPLHLEIGLATPLSLGSRILIGPPRPNRGATLETIERNTLPHKYRRVRRPSETDEDAEKCAICLTLFEIENEVRRLPCMHLFHTDCVDQWLVTNKHCPICRVDIETHMANDAMAPSSTGVTDAANTAAL from the exons ATGGACAGCCTGGAGAACGAGCAGGAGGAGGTGCGCCACCAGCCGAGGGTCAGCATGGCGTACGGCAGTGTGGCCACCAGTCCGGCCAGCCAGGAGAACC ACTCGCAGTATGCCATGTACTACAATCAGCAGCGGGACAGCGCGCTTTCGGATAGCTACATGCTGATGACACCGTTCCTGTCCAGTCCGCAGGACCACGCCCACACCCATTCGCCGCCCACGTACACCGCCCTGGTGGCGCCACGTCGCGAGTCCAATGCGGGACTCGAGGCCATGGCTGGGCGGTGCGACAAGTGCAGTTCGCTGGCCGGACTCTGCCGCTGCGAATCGTCGGTGGTGGCCAGCACCAGCAGTCGCTATGCGGACTCCACCCAGGATCCGGCACAGTTCCTAGAGCAGCCCTCCTCCTCcacagcagcggcggcggccgcCAATCCGCCCGCTGACCATGCCATTCCACGACCCAAGCGCAAGAAGACTGAGCCACTGAACATAGAACAGGACGGTGACAATGCTGGCGACGCGGTGGTGGCCTCCATCAGCGGCACTTGGCCCGCCGGCGCCATGGAGGAGCATGCCATGGACGCCACCGCGGTGGTGTACGAAATGCCGTCCAGTTCGCTGCAGCTGAGCAACAGCTCCTTCGATACGTCGGCCAGCGCCGTGAATGCCTACGATGATGTGACTTCCAGTGCCTCGGACACGGAGCATGGTCAGTTCGCCAATACGCGTACAACTAACACCACAACGACTACGTCAGCTTTGCAGGCGCACAAGAAGAAGGCTAGCCGCTCCAGCGAAGCCTCCAACTCCTCAACAAGCGCCGCCGTTGATTCTGATGCCACGCCAAGCACGAGTGCGCAGTCGAGGAGGAGGCAGGTAAATCACTTCTCCTACCGCTGCTCCAGAGCCTTGGAGCCGGAGAACGAGAGCAGCGACGATGGCTGGGACCTGCGTGTACACAATCCGGCTCCACCCATCGAGCCCACAGTTACGATTATACGCGGTGGTAGGCGATCCATTGAGGCGGAGTCAGGACACACGGATCACAACTACTACAATAGCCGCCGTCCTGTGGCCGGAGCTCCGCCGGATAGCACTTATATGCGAGCAGCCTACTGCTCCACGGCCACCCACACCACGCGCAGTGTGGATTATGGATCTCACATGGGCCAGAGGCCGCCAGCGGCTGGATCACCGTCCACAACGTCGGAGCTGGGGCAGGGAGACGGACAGGAGCAACAGCTGCAACTTCACCCAGAGGAGGAGATTCGGCAGGAACAGCGCCCTGGCGAGCCGCCTGGCCAAGACATGAGGAGTATGTACGGCGCTCACGGCGATTCTGGAATGACATGGAGTCGTGCGCGCCTCGCAGATGATGCAGTGCCACCCAGGAAGCAGCCCCGGCTGGAACTTTCAGGGAGGACGCGATCGAAACTGTCGTCCACGAACTATAATTCTTTCCATCCGGGAAGAAGCAGGCATCGCACCTTTGCTGAGCATCAGGGCAGCAGTTCTGGCCAGCAGCACAATGCCATATCATTTCCACAGACTTCAACGCCGAATGCGAATGGTCCCTGTGTGATCACCTATGTCGGCCGACCGAGGGAGAGGCAGCCCTCCGTGGATCTTAGCAATCTTCCGTCCACTTCCACGGGCCGGCGTGGCAGCCACGAGAACCGTGGCGACGCCGTTGTGCTGACTGCTCCCGATTTGCAGCTTGACGATTGGTCATCggatgacgatgacgatgatgtGGTCTTTGTGCACTCTACCCGTGAGCCCATACTTTCGATTGACTTGACTTCAGACGACGATGGCTTAGCCAATGATACGCAATTGCAAAGGGATAGGGAGCGCGGACGAGACAGGGAGCGGGAGCGAGACCGGGACCGAGAACGATTCCGGAATGGAACTCAACACAATCCGGAGGAAGCAGGAGACGAGAGGAGACCCGTGTTTAACTATGCTTACGCTTTGCCGTATGCTCGCCGAAGTGAACGTCGGGCAGATGCAAACCAGGATGGCACCTCGGCCTTCTCATTTTATAGTGGCGCTCTAGCGGATCGGGCTGCCATTTCTGATCACAACTACAGCTACGAGCTGGATCAGCTGATGGATCCCAATGCCAGCCACTTTTACCCGCCGCGCTGCTCCAGTATGGATCCTCAGCGCTACTTCCTTCCGATCAACGAGTCCTCCATGTGGATGCAAGGCCATCCACAGGCTCCACCGCCGCCTCCGCAGATGCCACCGATCTTGCTGCCGGATAACTCTTCAGCCGACGCATTTATACGCCACCAGCAGAGGACACTCACTTCCACGCCAAGCAGCTCCGCCAGCGGGCAGACCTCTTCGCAGGAAGCTCGACGGAGACGCAGCAGTCCAGCGAACGTGTATCACCGCTACCATCCGTACTATCTGCCCCACTATGCGATCACAACGCTGCCAACTGTAATGGAGGCGGATTACTCGCCCAGCCTGCAGCCACATCCCCACTTCCAGGGCGGTCAAGGCGGGAGCAGTCGCAGTTCTCTGAGTGGAGCTTTGAATGCTGCTGCGGTGGCAGCCACAGCGGCTGCGGCCCAGGCGCAAACGTTCAGTGACCTGTTATCGCAGGCACATAACGAGGGAAGGGCTGCGGCATTGGAGGCCAGTATGGAGGGCAACCGGACGCCTCCGCACGTCATGGTCCATCcacagcagcaccagcaccagcgGCAAACTATCAATCCGCCTGCGCCGGGGGCAGCCTCGAATGGCAACCTGGGGACACCTGTTTCCCCGCCACCACCGCTGGAAATGTACTCCGGTCGGAGCACCATTCCGCACTGCGGATCTCCGCCCTTTAGTGTGCGACGTTCGGAGGCTGCCTACAGCAATCGACAGCACTATCAACCGCAGCCCCATCAAGGCCACCAGGCGCCGCAGAACCAGATGCATGCTCATATCCATCCGCCGCATCGGGCCAGTGCCATTGTGGCGACCTCGCTGACGCCTGCGCCACCCTATCCAGTGCATCAGAACCTCTGGTACCGTCAGCAGAGCATGCAGGAGATGCATCGTCGCCACATGACGCCCACGCCCATCGATCTGTCCTCGAATGCTCCGCTGCTGACAAGCACGCTGCGCAACGGGTACCTGCACAGCATTTGCAGCTGTGTGCATGCGAGAAATGGCCCGGTATCCAGCCTGGATCCCGCCTACTATCCACCTTATGAGGCTGCAACGTCTGCTGCCGCTCCGCCACCACCTCAGCAGCAGGCACCTGCCACATCTGGCGCTGCTGGCGGTAGCGGAGCACCGCAGCCGAGTATGAGACACATGCAGCTACAgccgcaacagcagccacaGGGTCAGCAATCGCCACCGGTTACGCAGTATATGCAGCGCCAGCGGGCCATCCACCACCACATGTTCCACCACCACTACTCGCCGCTGCATCTGGAGATTGGGCTGGCCACGCCGCTCTCCCTGGGTTCCCGCATCCTAATCGGACCGCCTCGTCCCAATCGGGGAGCTACTTTG gaaaCCATTGAGAGGAACACCTTGCCCCACAAATACCGACGTGTCAGGAGGCCCAGCGAGACGGACGAGGATGCGGAGAAGTGCGCCATCTGTCTGACCCTCTTTGAGATTGAGAACGAAGTGCG TCGCCTGCCCTGCATGCACCTTTTCCACACGGACTGCGTGGACCAGTGGCTGGTTACCAACAAGCACTGCCCCATCTGTCGCGTGGACATTGAAACGCACATGGCCAACGATGCCATGGCACCCAGCTCCACTGGCGTGACAGATGCCGCCAATACCGCCGCCTTATGA